In Cololabis saira isolate AMF1-May2022 chromosome 1, fColSai1.1, whole genome shotgun sequence, the following proteins share a genomic window:
- the LOC133451033 gene encoding 40-kDa huntingtin-associated protein-like, translating to MAAEGDFLARYRAVSNKLKKRFLRKPNVAEASEQFGQLAKELKQQECLQYAAFCNLAMARCEQTLFNAPGEALALTEAARLFLSSEKENRALQVPGFDEHLQAALNCYSFATKVYIEMNQPVMAASLCLELGNALKEMNRPGEAVVHFQRAAELQTQTPIEALLSMEEMATCRILTRDYDGALSVFTEMQLMCQEKGLQLPGTTTPVGAFLDIVAKCEISRVLLLMLLEPPPQKLLPEHAQTLEKYAWESFDPHSQVSYLPENVFLLLQSVVMACQEKDTESLKSLQTELWPFLSAEQNHLLHLAVQERITPSGQGI from the exons ACGTTTTCTCAGGAAGCCCAATGTCGCGGAGGCGAGTGAGCAGTTTG GTCAGTTGGCGAAAGAGCTGAAGCAGCAGGAGTGTCTTCAGTATGCTGCCTTCTGTAACCTGGCCATGGCTCG CTGCGAGCAGACTCTCTTCAACGCTCCCGGAGAGGCTCTGGCGTTGACCGAGGCCGCCCGGCTCTTCCTCTCGTCTGAGAAGGAGAACCGAGCGCTGCAGGTCCCGGGCTTCGACGAGCACCTTCAGGCTGCACTCAACTGCTACAGCTTCGCCACCAAG GTTTACATCGAGATGAACCAGCCGGTGATGGCGGCCAGTCTGTGCTTGGAGCTTGGAAACGCACTCAAG GAGATGAACAGACCGGGAGAGGCGGTGGTTCACTTTCAGagggctgcagagctgcagacacAGACGCCAATCGAAGCTCTGCTGTCCATGGAGGAAATGGCCACCTGCAGAATTTTAACCC GCGACTACGACGGAGCTCTGTCGGTGTTCACGGAGATGCAGCTGATGTGCCAGGAGAAAGGACTGCAGCTGCCCGGCACCACCACCCCCGTTG GAGCTTTTTTGGACATCGTGGCAAAATGTGAGATATCCAGAGTTCTACTGCTGATGCTGCTCGAG CCGCCGCCTCAGAAGTTGCTACCAGAACACGCTCAGACTTTGGAGAAGTACGCGTGGGAATCCTTCGACCCTCACAGCCAAG TGTCCTACCTGCCCGAGAACGTCTTCCTGCTGCTGCAGTCGGTGGTG ATGGCGTGTCAGGAGAAGGACACAGAATCCCTCAAGTCTCTGCAGACTGAACTGTG GCCGTTCCTGTCAGCTGAGCAGAATCACCTCCTCCACCTGGCGGTTCAGGAGCGGATCACGCCGTCTGGTCAAGGCATTTAG